The genomic segment AAATGTGCTTTGCTGGGCTTACAGAAGCATCTCAACGCATTCACACTTCCTGCTCCAAAATCGTATCTCCGGGCTGGGATTGAGGAATCTGCCTGATAGCCTAATTCTCCCAATACATCGAAAGTGGATTCTGAAATTTTCAACAGAGGCGCACGAAAAATCCGTGGGGCGCTTCCAGTGATGTCACCAAGGATATCCGTGGCTTTGCCAAGCAGTTTTTTTTGCTTTTTATAAGGGGTTTCAGGCCCAAAATTTTCCTCCACATCCAAGCCATGATGCAAGCCGTGAGTGCCGATTTCATAACCTAAATCAGCAGCCTTCAAGATTATACCGGGATTTGCCGCAGCAAAGCTTCCCGTGAAAAAAAGGGTGGGATGCAAATCATAACATGCGAATATCTTGAAAAGCCTCGCCACACTTCGTTCTGAACCAGGAATCCAATCAAAATCAACACTGATATGAATCTTGTTTCTCATGATTTCAGTCCTCTTTTCAACACCAGGAAATCTTCCAGCACCAATGCATCCAGACCCGTTGAATAAAAAGTGCGGATTGCATCGAAGGGAGAATTCACAATTGGTTCGCCTCTCACATTGAAGGAGGTATTGAGCAGCACTGGTATTCCAGTAAGTTTTCCCGTTTCTGTAATCAATCGATGCCATAGGGGCAGGACACTTTCTGCCACAATCTGAGGGCGCACAGTTTGATCCACATGGACTGTAGCCGGAGCTTGTTCCTCCAATAATGGTTTTGCCTTGTCCGCGCAGATCATGAAGGGACTGTTTACAGCATGAACCAGAAATTGATCTGCATGCTCAGCCGTCATTGATGGACAGTAGGGGCGCCAGGATTCCCGGAACTTCACTTTCGCATTGATCTCATCCTTCACTTGTTCCTTGTTTGGGCAGGCGATGATACTGCGTCCTCCCAAAGCTCTTGCTCCCATTTCAGCACCACCATGAAACCAACCGACAAACTTGCCCTGAGCCAAGAGTCGGGCTGTTTCAATCGCTGGGTCACGCATTTCCCGATACTCTATACCGCTTATTTCCAAGGCTTTACGGATGGTGTCCAGGCTATAGCTGGCACCGTGCTGCACATGCAGAAGCGGATCCCCAGGGTCATCTCCCAGTTGACGGGAAACATAGTAAGCGGCTCCCAAGGCTGAGCCATCATCAGAAGCGGCCGGATGTATGAACAGCTCTTTCACTTCCTGCATCTCAGAGATTGAATAATTGGCTTTGCAATTCATAAATACTCCGCCAGCCAGGCAAAGCTTATTAAGTCCGGTTTCATGTGTCATCCGGCGAACAATGGCCTGCAAAGCCTCTTCCAGACGAGTCTGCACGGCATAGGCCAGAGCCATATACTTCGGAAGGAGATAGCGGTTGATATTTTTGCCATGATGCTCGGCCCTTTCATCGATCCCGATGGGAACCAGTTTAGGATCGATTTCGGTGATATACTTCACCAACTTATCTGTGAAACGGGGATGATGATAATTTCCACCGAGCTTGAAAAAGTATGGATTCAATTCAAATTCGTATCTATCGACCTTGAGAATCTTATCCAGATGCCCCAGCCAGGGGTTTGCATCTTTGCTTTCTTCGCCATAGGCAGCCAGACCCATGAGCTTACCTTCATCCCGATTGGCGTGAAAACCCAAATAAGCGGTAAATCCTCCATAAAACCAACCCAAAGAATACGGAACCGGATACTCAAGAATCTTGGTAAATTCTCCTTTGTAAATTTTGTATCCAGATACACAAGCCTCCTCCCCATGCCCATCTGCCACCAGAACCAAAGCATCCTGATATCCAGACTGATAATAAGCTTGATAAGCATGGCTCAGGTGATGATTAACGTAAACCAGTTCAGGGAGCCTGCCCTTGAATCCACTCTCCCGCAAGCCTGCATAGATCATGCTTTGGTAGTTTGCAGGCCGATATTGGTTTATATAGTTTATCACTCCCCCCATTCCATCACCCTGCCCAGAGTTCCTGGGCTGGTTTTGAAACAGCTTTCTGGCAGCGGCTCGCGCCATATTGCTCAAAATCCTGTAAGGGTATTTTCCACAATCCCAATTGATGGCGATTTTATCCACTTCTTCCAACTTGATATTTTGGGAACCCAGGCACCAAGCCAGTGATTGAGCCGGGAACAGCGAGTGAGAACTCTTCAAACGGTTGAAACGCTCTTCATGAGAGAATGCCCGCAGTTTGCCATCGATTACCAAAGCGGCGGAGGGATTCTGGCCAAAGGCATTAATTCCAAGAACTATCAAGTTTATATCTCCACATCAAAGCAGGAGAGATCTATCTTTGACATCAGTTCTTGCGCCCCCAATTGCTGGAGTGCCGGAGCTACGGCGGCAGCATAATACAGCTTGCTTTCCCTCAGTTTGATTCTACCTTCTTCCCGGCTGATGAAACCGTGACGGATTTGATTACTGAGATGGGCGTCAGTGTAAGATACCCCGAACATCTTTTGAAACATATACTCTTTGAACACATTAAAAACGCAATCTGTATGCCAGTCTTCTGTGATTTCCGCCGGGATTTGCCAATCCAATTCGCTGGTAATGGTGTCCAAAATGTGATCGGGGTTCCATTTTTCAAAACTATAAAACATGATTGGCTTCACATCGGGATAGGAGAGCCGCAGAAATGAGGAACTTGGAAACACAGCCAGGCATCCAAGGATACTGGTGCGCAGCTGTGCCAATACTCCCCAGGCAAACTTGGGCGAAGAGACCATTGCCCTGGCCATTTTAACCCCGCTTTGCAAGAGGCCTTCCCTTTGAAACTGATGCTTGGCATCCCCGGTGTGGCGGATGGCCAAAAAGGGTGAGTATTCCAAAGGCGTGGACGACCACACCACATAAGGAATCTTCCGCTGGGTTGCCAGTTTCGAACCCAGAATGTGCAGGTGTTTACAGGCCACACAGGTCATCCCTGCAGCTGTGGCATCCGGATGCGCCAGCCAGGCTTTGAAATAGTTGAGAAAAGCATCAGAGTGAGCATTCTCTTTCAAAGATGTGTAATGCAGCTTAACTCCCAATCTGGCGCAAGTTTTTTCAGCATTACGGATGGCATAATCACGGCTGCCTCCATGGGTATAGATAAAAGCTTCCGCTTTCAGGTGATAGTGCTTCACCAGCCTGTATAGCGCATAGGTGCTATCCTTTCCTCCGCTCAGTCCAACAAGGCAATCCGCCTTGCCTTGGTGTGAACCCAAACCCTTGAATTTGTTCCTGAGAGCCTGTTCACCCAAGATAGTGTATGGTGGATAACCCTCCCGGCACCAAGCGCAAACTCCTTCGCTGTCAAAATTACTCCCCGGCACTGAATCCGGCATCAGGCATAGTTTACATCTTTGCATTGCTTTTCATCCTTAGTGCATAAACACAAGCTTTTGTGAAGTGATTGTAACTGATATCGACAGGCTTTAAACCCGATCTTGATATGGCTGCCTGGATTACTTCGGCTTTGATGTGATAATGATTTACCCCCAAAAGCACTAAACCATCATCTTTCAGGTGCTTCGGACAATCTGCGAGAAACCTCCTGATTGTGGCACCCCCATCAGCGCCTCCGCAAAACCGTTCACGGAATTCTTCATCTTGAATCATTCCCAATTGTTCTGCTTTCTGTTCCATCAGATATGGAGCATTGAAAACGATAATATCAAAAAGTCCCAATCCGCAATCAAACAAATCACTGTGATGATAGCTGATCAACGAAGTGGAATCGGATTTTGATGCAAAGTCTATAACATCTTTACACATGTCCACAGCCGTGATTGATTTGCATGCAAACCTGGCTCTGGCGAACCTGGCTAAAACCGCATACGCTCCACAGCCCATATCCAGAACTTCCATTCCCACACGGCAATGCCTGATCATGCTTCCCCGCAGGGCGAGGGTGGTCCAATCCCAATATTGACCCCGGCTTGCTTCAGGAGGATCAAAGCCAAAGACTGCCCGAAACAACTCACGATTACTCCGGAGCTGCCTTGCCATGTTACTGTAGCAATGATATAATTTCATCTTACTGACGTCCTGGACCTCTAATAATAAATGGTTGTTGCTCAAAACAATTCATTCTCATGCATTACCTGACAAATACTGGCGGCAAGTTCAATCTTTGCGTAAAACATCGTATAATTAAGCACATTAGTTGTCAAGGAGAATAACAAATTTGATATGATATTGTTCGCAAACTTGTTTGGACTTGGACATTCCTATAGTATTAACACTTTTTTTTCATCAAATACAACTGATCCCGCCCTGTTCAAAAAATGGGAGATGTGATTTTTCCTCACAAAGGATTTGACACAAAATTGCCTCCGCGTAAAATGGCATCAGAAATTGATGGTGCTACTTTTAGGTAAAAGGGAATCCCGTGAAAAGCGGGAGCGGTAACCGCCACTGTATGCGGCACTTCAGGCCGGAGACGCCACTGCGCGACACGCGTGGGAAGGCTTCTCCACTTTCGAGGCCGCCGCGAGCCAGGAAACCTGCCACCTCCACGCCAAAGCTCATACGGTTTATGTGAGCTTGGGCAAAGTAGCGCAATCCCTGTTCAAAAAAATGCGCAAGGAGAACGCTATGAAAACCAGACACATTATCGCCCTTTTGGCACTAATTATTATTGCCAAAACCCTCACCGCCACGGAAATCTTCGTGATTAATTCCGTTTCCCAAACGCTTTCCCGAATCGACACCGAAAACGGGAGCGTAAACAATTCCTTCGCCCTGCTGGGACAAGCTCCAAACCTGATGGACATGGACGACCAGCATATTTACGTGGTCTGCTCCGGAGACAACGCCATCCAGGTTTTGAACCGCCTAACCGGCGCCCACATCCGCTACATCCCTGTGGCGGGCTCATCAAATCCCTACGCCGTTCTGAAAGTTGGTGAACACCTCTACGTGAGCGGACTTTTCACAGAAAAGCTCTACAAAATCAGCCTGCAAACAAATTCCGTGGTGGCGTCTGTGAATGTGGGAGCCGGCCCGCAGGGTCTTTGCTCGGATGGAAACCGGCTATTTGTTTGCAACACAGGTGGTTGGGCACAAAACTTTGCCAATAGTTCCGTCAGCGTTATTGACCTGGATTCCTTCAGCGTGGAAGCCACCATTCCAACCTGGACAAACCCGCAATTCGCCAGGGTTTGGGATGGTTATCTGCATGTTTCCTGCACCGGAGACTGGAGCGATATCCAGGGAAAACTGGACATCATAAACCTTGCCAACCTCACGCTGGAAAAGCGTTTGGACATTGGCGGTAATCCAGGCTCACTGTGGATTAACCCCAGCGGTATCGGCTACATCGGAGAAGGGATGTCAACCGCGCTCTACAGCTATGACGCAAACACACACACCCTCTTGCACGGCGCGGGCAATCCACTTGCTTATGAAGCCTCTATGGTGCACGGAAACAGCAGCAAGATGGCCTTGTTAAAGCAAAACTGGACTTCAGCTTCGCGAGTGAGTGTTTACGGACTGGATTTTTCCCCATTGGGAAGCTATTATGTGGGCATTTCCAGCACGGACATGATGGTCGCGCCCGAAGTAACATCCATTCAGGATGATGTTTACGCCACTCCCGTCGCGCAAGCCTATCCCAATCCACTGCGCCGGGGAAGCCGGTTAAACCTCAAGCAAATCGCTGAAGATAATTCCCTGTTTCAGCTTTTCAACGTCAGGGGTCAACTCATCCAAAGCCACCAAATCATGAAAGGCGAAAACAGCCTCGATTTGGGCGCGCTGCCAGCCGGGTTATACCTGTATACGCTGGGGAAAAATGGCAATTCCCAACCTGGAAAATTGCTACTTTTGGATTGAAGCCCCAAAGATTTCCCTTGACCTGAGAAAGCGAAGCCAAAAGATTGGAAAACATCGTTAATCATCAGTAATCAAGGAGTTATGATATGAACTACTTTCTAAATGACGACCAACTGGAAATGAAAGAAATAGCGCGGCGCATCGCGGATGAAAAGATGCGCCCGCTTTCCGAAAAATATGATGAAGAAGGAATCTTCCCCTGGGACATCGTGGAAGTGATGCGCCAAAGCGACCTTTTCGCCATTTTGATACCTGAAGAATACGACGGCATCAGCGGCAAAGTTACAGACCTCGTTGTGGTCACGGAAGAGCTCTGCTCCGTGGACGCCGGCATTTCTCTGGCTTTCGGAGCCACAGGTTTGGGCATGTATCCCATCTCCATCGCCGGCACCCAGGAGCAAAAGAAAAAATGGCTGCCCATCATCGCCGCTGGGGAGCAGCTCGCCGCTTTCGCGCTCACGGAGGCCAACGCCGGTTCAGACGCCGGAGCCGTGGAAACTACAGCCCGCAAACAGGGTGATAAATACATCCTCAACGGCACTAAACAGTGGATTACAAATGGCGGCGAAGCAGGGATTTACACCGTATTCGCGATGACGGATAAAAGCAGGGGAGCCAGAGGCGCTTCCTGTTTTGTGGTGGAAAAAGACACCCCCGGCTTCAGCTTCGGCAAAAAGGAAAACAAAATGGGAATCCGAGCTTCAGCCACGCGTGAGCTGATTTTTGAAGATTGCGAAGTTCCCGCCGAAAACATGTTGGGACGTGAAGGCACCGGCTTCATCACCGCGATGAAGGTTTTCGACAAATCCCGCCCCATGGTGGGAGCCCAGGCTGTCGGAATCGCCCGCGGCGCCTTTGAAGCTTCGGTGAAATATGCCAAGGAAAGACATCAGTTTGGCAAACCCATCTCATCCTTCCAGGCTATTCAATTTATGCTGGCGGACATGGCGACTCAGATTGAAGCCGCCCGCGCCCTGGTTTGGCAAACCGCGAAGATGATTGACAGCGGAGAACGCAACTACAGCAAGGAATCCGCCATGTGTAAATACTACGCTTCCGACGTTGCCATGCAGGTCACCACCGACGCCGTTCAAATCCTGGGTGGATACGGCTACATGAAGGAATACCCGGTGGAAAAAATGATGCGTGACGCCAAGATTTTGCAGATTTATGAAGGCACAAACCAAATCCAACGCGGCATCGTTGCCGCCAACCTGCTCAAGGAATTTTGATTGATGCCT from the Candidatus Cloacimonadota bacterium genome contains:
- a CDS encoding T9SS type A sorting domain-containing protein gives rise to the protein MKTRHIIALLALIIIAKTLTATEIFVINSVSQTLSRIDTENGSVNNSFALLGQAPNLMDMDDQHIYVVCSGDNAIQVLNRLTGAHIRYIPVAGSSNPYAVLKVGEHLYVSGLFTEKLYKISLQTNSVVASVNVGAGPQGLCSDGNRLFVCNTGGWAQNFANSSVSVIDLDSFSVEATIPTWTNPQFARVWDGYLHVSCTGDWSDIQGKLDIINLANLTLEKRLDIGGNPGSLWINPSGIGYIGEGMSTALYSYDANTHTLLHGAGNPLAYEASMVHGNSSKMALLKQNWTSASRVSVYGLDFSPLGSYYVGISSTDMMVAPEVTSIQDDVYATPVAQAYPNPLRRGSRLNLKQIAEDNSLFQLFNVRGQLIQSHQIMKGENSLDLGALPAGLYLYTLGKNGNSQPGKLLLLD
- a CDS encoding polysaccharide deacetylase family protein, giving the protein MRNKIHISVDFDWIPGSERSVARLFKIFACYDLHPTLFFTGSFAAANPGIILKAADLGYEIGTHGLHHGLDVEENFGPETPYKKQKKLLGKATDILGDITGSAPRIFRAPLLKISESTFDVLGELGYQADSSIPARRYDFGAGSVNALRCFCKPSKAH
- a CDS encoding acyl-CoA dehydrogenase — its product is MNYFLNDDQLEMKEIARRIADEKMRPLSEKYDEEGIFPWDIVEVMRQSDLFAILIPEEYDGISGKVTDLVVVTEELCSVDAGISLAFGATGLGMYPISIAGTQEQKKKWLPIIAAGEQLAAFALTEANAGSDAGAVETTARKQGDKYILNGTKQWITNGGEAGIYTVFAMTDKSRGARGASCFVVEKDTPGFSFGKKENKMGIRASATRELIFEDCEVPAENMLGREGTGFITAMKVFDKSRPMVGAQAVGIARGAFEASVKYAKERHQFGKPISSFQAIQFMLADMATQIEAARALVWQTAKMIDSGERNYSKESAMCKYYASDVAMQVTTDAVQILGGYGYMKEYPVEKMMRDAKILQIYEGTNQIQRGIVAANLLKEF
- a CDS encoding methyltransferase domain-containing protein, which encodes MSNNHLLLEVQDVSKMKLYHCYSNMARQLRSNRELFRAVFGFDPPEASRGQYWDWTTLALRGSMIRHCRVGMEVLDMGCGAYAVLARFARARFACKSITAVDMCKDVIDFASKSDSTSLISYHHSDLFDCGLGLFDIIVFNAPYLMEQKAEQLGMIQDEEFRERFCGGADGGATIRRFLADCPKHLKDDGLVLLGVNHYHIKAEVIQAAISRSGLKPVDISYNHFTKACVYALRMKSNAKM